A genomic region of Streptomyces rimosus contains the following coding sequences:
- a CDS encoding ATP-binding protein → MTDRLGDRLVTAREEGFVGRRRETAAFRALLAAGRGAVVYVHGPGGIGKTTLLHHFAQLARRAGRPAVRLEAAGVRSYEEELTERIPDRPDLVLLIDGLDDPRVARDTVHRELLPRLPADALVALAGRTAPPLSWRLDPAWQGLLRLLPLGPLDEADSRELLTRRGVPPAVQDQGLAFTRGHPLALALVADVAAHGGEAAGADPSPQIVRALLASLLEAVPTPLHRTALEASSQVLSTTEPLLAALLQVADARLYFDWLCGLSAVESGLRGVHPHDLVRDALDAELRWRDPERRAALHRRASAYYQRLFTQEDDRARQRAVLADFAYLHRDSPVVGPLLEPVARGAAGAARLDRLSVSPGPVSGGELVEACTIAAIHEGIEAARLVHDWSRRPEAETYTVRGPDGVAAGFYTLIKLGGAPPADAPDVPDDPAVRAARGWLAEHGELRGGETALLVRFWMSRDEYQAVSPVQTLITLRLTHHYLTGHKPAVTLLPFADPEFWEPGCAYVDFARLPAADFTAAGRRFGMFVHDWRRVPALAWLAMLTERERAEDPFTVTPPAASDPLRVLDREEFAEAVRDALRGLVRADGLRDSPLLRTRLVAGRCAAGEAGPKERAAALRKAVRAAAAALEASPQDRRAFRALHHTYLRPAGTQARAAELLRLPMTTYRRHLTAGVARLTELLWQEELEGGGPEDGGPGAGEGDRPGGPPEVSRPE, encoded by the coding sequence GTGACCGACCGGTTGGGCGACCGGCTCGTGACGGCGCGCGAAGAGGGCTTCGTCGGCCGCCGCCGGGAGACCGCGGCCTTCCGCGCGCTGCTGGCCGCCGGGCGCGGCGCGGTGGTGTACGTCCACGGCCCCGGCGGCATCGGCAAGACCACGCTCCTGCACCACTTCGCGCAGCTCGCGCGGCGCGCCGGGCGGCCCGCCGTACGGCTGGAGGCGGCCGGGGTGCGCTCCTACGAGGAGGAGCTGACGGAGCGCATTCCGGACCGGCCGGATCTGGTGCTGCTCATCGACGGCCTGGACGATCCGCGGGTGGCGCGCGACACCGTGCACCGCGAGCTGCTGCCCCGGCTGCCCGCCGACGCGCTGGTCGCGCTGGCCGGACGGACGGCGCCGCCGCTGTCCTGGCGTCTGGATCCGGCCTGGCAGGGACTGTTGCGCCTGCTCCCGCTCGGGCCGCTGGACGAGGCGGACAGCCGGGAGCTGCTCACCCGGCGCGGCGTGCCGCCAGCCGTCCAGGACCAGGGCCTGGCCTTCACCCGCGGGCACCCCTTGGCCCTCGCGCTGGTGGCGGACGTCGCCGCGCACGGCGGCGAGGCGGCCGGGGCCGACCCGTCGCCGCAGATCGTACGGGCGCTGCTGGCGAGCCTGCTGGAAGCGGTGCCCACACCGCTGCACCGGACCGCGCTGGAGGCGTCCTCGCAGGTGCTCTCGACGACCGAGCCGCTGCTGGCCGCGCTGCTCCAGGTGGCCGATGCCCGGCTGTACTTCGACTGGCTGTGCGGGCTGTCCGCGGTGGAGAGCGGGCTGCGCGGGGTGCATCCGCACGACCTCGTACGGGACGCGCTGGACGCGGAGCTGCGCTGGCGCGACCCGGAGCGCCGGGCGGCGCTGCACCGGCGGGCGAGCGCGTACTACCAGCGGCTGTTCACCCAGGAGGACGACCGGGCGCGGCAGCGGGCGGTGCTCGCGGACTTCGCGTATCTGCACCGGGACAGTCCGGTCGTCGGGCCGCTGCTGGAGCCGGTGGCGCGCGGCGCGGCGGGCGCGGCGCGGCTGGACCGGCTGTCCGTCTCGCCGGGCCCGGTCAGTGGCGGTGAGCTGGTGGAGGCATGCACGATCGCGGCGATCCACGAGGGCATCGAGGCGGCGCGGCTGGTGCACGACTGGTCGCGGCGCCCGGAGGCGGAGACGTACACCGTGCGGGGCCCGGACGGGGTGGCGGCCGGGTTCTACACGCTGATCAAGCTGGGCGGCGCTCCCCCGGCGGACGCGCCGGACGTGCCGGACGATCCGGCGGTACGGGCCGCCCGCGGCTGGCTGGCGGAGCACGGGGAGCTGCGCGGCGGCGAGACGGCGCTGCTGGTGCGGTTCTGGATGAGCCGCGACGAGTACCAGGCCGTCTCGCCCGTGCAGACCCTGATCACCCTGCGGCTGACCCACCACTACCTGACCGGCCACAAGCCCGCGGTGACGCTGCTGCCGTTCGCCGACCCGGAGTTCTGGGAGCCGGGCTGCGCGTATGTGGACTTCGCCCGCCTGCCCGCGGCGGACTTCACGGCCGCCGGTCGCCGCTTCGGGATGTTCGTGCACGACTGGCGGCGGGTGCCGGCGCTGGCGTGGCTGGCGATGCTGACCGAGCGGGAGCGGGCCGAGGACCCGTTCACGGTGACCCCGCCCGCCGCGTCGGACCCGCTGCGGGTGCTGGACCGGGAGGAGTTCGCCGAGGCGGTGCGGGACGCGCTGCGCGGGCTCGTACGGGCGGACGGTTTGCGGGACTCGCCGCTGCTGCGGACGCGCCTGGTCGCGGGGCGGTGCGCGGCGGGTGAGGCGGGCCCGAAGGAGCGGGCGGCGGCGCTGCGGAAGGCGGTACGCGCGGCGGCAGCGGCACTGGAGGCGTCGCCACAGGACCGCCGGGCCTTCCGGGCGCTGCACCACACGTATCTGCGCCCGGCCGGCACCCAGGCGCGCGCCGCGGAGTTGCTGCGTCTGCCGATGACGACGTACCGGCGTCATCTGACCGCCGGGGTCGCCCGCCTGACGGAGCTGCTGTGGCAGGAGGAACTGGAGGGCGGCGGGCCGGAGGACGGCGGGCCGGGCGCCGGTGAGGGCGACCGCCCCGGCGGCCCGCCGGAGGTCAGCCGTCCAGAATGA
- a CDS encoding SAM-dependent methyltransferase: MNRQEISRIAHTGHPIAAPLDDDSVRQLLDHGLPRGDERVLDLGCGGGEWLLRALARHPRLRAEGVDISAQALAHARTAAAERGVTDRLVLHHQDAADFRSPHPFGLVLSVGAAHAFGGLLPTLAAAREHLAPGGRVLVGDGFWDRTPSPEAVEMLGDFADLPTTLERVTADGWTPVHGHISTRRELDAYEWSWTGSLAAWALDHPDSPDRAEALAVAEAHRTEWLRGYRDSWGFLSLVLRRTDG, encoded by the coding sequence ATGAACCGTCAAGAGATCTCCCGTATCGCCCACACCGGCCACCCCATCGCGGCACCGCTCGACGACGACTCGGTACGGCAGTTGCTGGACCACGGCCTGCCGCGCGGTGACGAGCGGGTGCTCGACCTCGGCTGCGGCGGCGGGGAGTGGCTGCTGCGCGCGCTGGCCCGTCATCCGCGGCTGCGGGCCGAGGGCGTCGACATCAGCGCGCAGGCCCTGGCGCACGCCCGTACGGCCGCCGCCGAGCGGGGCGTTACGGACCGTCTCGTCCTCCATCACCAAGACGCCGCGGACTTCCGCTCTCCGCACCCGTTCGGCCTGGTGCTCAGCGTCGGCGCCGCGCACGCCTTCGGCGGCCTACTGCCCACCCTGGCGGCGGCCCGCGAGCACCTGGCTCCCGGCGGGCGGGTCCTGGTCGGTGACGGATTCTGGGACCGCACGCCGTCCCCGGAGGCCGTCGAGATGCTGGGCGACTTCGCCGACCTGCCCACCACCCTGGAACGCGTCACCGCCGACGGGTGGACGCCCGTCCACGGGCACATCAGCACCCGCCGCGAACTGGACGCCTACGAGTGGTCCTGGACCGGATCGCTCGCCGCGTGGGCCCTGGACCACCCCGATAGCCCCGACCGCGCCGAGGCGCTCGCCGTGGCCGAGGCCCACCGTACGGAGTGGCTGCGCGGCTACCGGGACAGCTGGGGATTCCTGAGTCTGGTGCTGCGCCGCACCGACGGCTGA
- a CDS encoding GlxA family transcriptional regulator, with protein MEQRDVLVVLFDGVQSLDVTGPLEVFTQAALRVPGAYPVRTASLDGAPVRTGSGLTLTPDLALSDAGPPHTLLVPGGRGTREPDARLVDWLRLHAPRARRKVSVCTGAFLLAATGLLDGRRATTHWTRCAELAAGFPAVRVDPEPIYVRDGDVATSAGVTAGIDLALALVEEDLGRDLALAVARHLVVFLRRPGNQTQFSAQLAAQTADRRPLRDVQQWITENPAADLSVETLAGRAGLSPRHFARAFRAEVGMTPGRYVDRVRLEAARRLLEDTADGVEGISRRCGYGTPEAMRRAFLRTLGAAPAEYRRRFRPVAPPPFP; from the coding sequence ATGGAACAGCGCGACGTGCTGGTCGTCCTCTTCGACGGCGTGCAGAGCCTCGACGTCACCGGCCCCCTGGAGGTCTTCACCCAGGCGGCCCTGCGGGTGCCCGGCGCCTACCCGGTCCGCACCGCCTCGCTCGACGGCGCCCCGGTCCGTACGGGCAGCGGGCTGACGCTGACCCCCGACCTCGCGCTGTCCGACGCCGGGCCGCCGCACACCCTGCTCGTGCCCGGCGGGCGGGGGACCCGCGAACCCGATGCCCGCCTGGTCGACTGGCTGCGGCTGCACGCGCCCCGGGCCCGCCGCAAGGTGTCGGTGTGCACCGGGGCGTTCCTGCTCGCCGCCACCGGACTGCTCGACGGCCGCCGGGCGACGACCCACTGGACCCGGTGCGCCGAGCTGGCCGCCGGGTTCCCGGCCGTACGGGTCGACCCGGAGCCGATCTACGTACGCGACGGCGACGTGGCCACCTCCGCCGGAGTGACGGCGGGCATCGACCTCGCACTGGCCCTGGTGGAGGAGGACCTCGGCCGCGACCTCGCGCTGGCCGTCGCCCGCCACCTGGTCGTCTTCCTGCGCCGTCCCGGCAACCAGACCCAGTTCAGCGCCCAGCTCGCCGCGCAGACCGCGGACCGGCGCCCGCTGCGCGACGTACAGCAGTGGATCACCGAGAACCCGGCGGCCGACCTGTCCGTGGAAACCCTCGCGGGCCGCGCGGGCCTGTCGCCCCGGCACTTCGCCCGCGCCTTCCGGGCCGAGGTCGGCATGACCCCGGGACGCTACGTCGACCGGGTGCGCCTGGAAGCCGCCCGGCGCCTCCTGGAGGACACCGCCGACGGCGTCGAGGGCATCTCCCGCCGCTGCGGCTACGGCACCCCCGAGGCGATGCGCCGCGCCTTTCTGCGCACGCTGGGCGCCGCACCCGCCGAATACCGCCGCCGCTTCCGTCCCGTGGCCCCACCGCCGTTCCCCTGA
- a CDS encoding enoyl-CoA hydratase/isomerase family protein, whose amino-acid sequence MEPGIITRVSDGTATVILSHPAKRNAMTTGMWRELPPLLDRLAADRAVRVLVLTGAGGTFCAGADIGSLRGSAEAEKGLATAAEEALAAFPKPTLAAIRGYCVGGGCQLAAACDLRFAEEGAQFGVPPAKLGIVYPATSTRRLVRLVGPSTAKYLLFSGELIGCARALRTGLLDEVLPEGELDKRVARFTAVLASRSQLTQAAAKEFADGPADGERVAHWEAQAHESGDTAEGVAAFLERREPRFTWSVR is encoded by the coding sequence ATGGAACCAGGGATCATCACACGCGTCAGTGACGGCACGGCGACCGTCATCCTCAGCCATCCCGCCAAGCGCAACGCCATGACGACGGGGATGTGGCGGGAGCTGCCGCCGCTGCTGGACCGGCTGGCGGCGGACCGTGCCGTACGGGTGCTGGTGCTGACCGGCGCGGGCGGTACGTTCTGCGCCGGCGCGGACATCGGGTCGCTGCGCGGGTCGGCGGAGGCGGAGAAGGGGCTGGCGACGGCCGCCGAGGAGGCGCTCGCGGCGTTTCCCAAGCCGACGCTGGCGGCGATACGCGGCTACTGCGTGGGCGGCGGCTGCCAGCTGGCGGCCGCGTGCGATCTGCGGTTCGCGGAGGAGGGCGCGCAGTTCGGGGTACCGCCCGCGAAGCTGGGGATCGTCTACCCGGCCACGTCCACCCGGCGGCTGGTGCGCCTGGTCGGCCCGTCGACCGCCAAGTACCTGCTGTTCTCGGGCGAGTTGATCGGCTGCGCGCGGGCGCTGCGGACCGGGCTGCTGGACGAGGTGCTGCCGGAAGGGGAGCTGGACAAGCGGGTGGCGCGGTTCACCGCCGTACTGGCGAGCCGGTCGCAGCTGACGCAGGCCGCGGCGAAGGAGTTCGCGGACGGTCCCGCGGACGGGGAGCGGGTCGCCCACTGGGAGGCGCAGGCGCACGAAAGCGGCGACACCGCGGAGGGTGTCGCCGCTTTCCTGGAACGCCGGGAGCCGCGTTTCACCTGGTCGGTGAGGTGA
- a CDS encoding Tex family protein translates to MTASTEANGASGTIGSIEARIADELGVKERQVKAAVELLDGGSTVPFIARYRKEATEMLDDAQLRALEERLRYLRELEERRAAILESVRSQGKLDAALEAQIRGAESKARLEDIYLPFKPKRRTKAQIAREAGLEPLADGLLSDPSVEPTAAAAAFVDADKGVADPAAALEGARAILTERFSEDADLIGELRERMWTRGQVAAKVREGKEEAGAKFADYFDFAEPFTALPSHRVLAMLRGEKEEILDLALEPETEPVEGTTSYEQSIAHKFGIADRGRPADKWLKDTVRWAWRTRILVHLGIDLRLRLRQAAEDEAVRVFAANLRDLLLAAPAGTRATMGLDPGFRTGVKVAVVDATGKVAATETIYPHVPQQKWDQSLATLARLAREHDVELIAIGNGTASRETDKLAADLIAAQPELKLTKVMVSEAGASVYSASAFASQELPDLDVSLRGAVSIARRLQDPLAELVKIDPKSIGVGQYQHDLSEVKLSRSLDAVVEDCVNGVGVDVNTASAPLLSRVSGIGSGLAENIVAHRDANGPFRTRKALKDVARLGPKAYEQCAGFLRIRGGDDPLDASSVHPEAYPVVRRMVKTAGGEVSSLIGNTAVLRSLKPADFVDDSFGLPTVTDILQELEKPGRDPRPVFKTATFKEGVEKIGDLEAGMLLEGVVTNVAAFGAFVDVGVHQDGLVHVSAMSKTFVKDPRDVVKPGDIVRVKVLDVDIPRKRISLTLRLDDEPGKGGGAADGGQRAGSPREGRRGDRPDRGDQRRGSTPRQRQSGDRRGGSRDAAPANGAMADALRRAGLLGKENGGR, encoded by the coding sequence GTGACGGCATCCACCGAGGCCAACGGGGCGTCCGGGACCATCGGATCCATCGAAGCGAGGATCGCCGACGAGCTCGGCGTCAAGGAGCGGCAGGTGAAGGCCGCGGTCGAACTGCTCGACGGCGGCTCGACCGTGCCCTTCATCGCCCGCTACCGCAAGGAAGCTACGGAGATGCTCGACGACGCGCAGCTGCGCGCGTTGGAGGAGCGGCTGCGCTACCTGCGGGAGCTGGAGGAGCGGCGGGCCGCGATCCTGGAGTCCGTACGGTCGCAGGGCAAGCTGGACGCCGCGCTGGAGGCGCAGATCCGGGGCGCCGAGTCCAAGGCCCGGCTGGAGGACATCTACCTGCCCTTCAAGCCCAAGCGGCGCACCAAGGCGCAGATCGCGCGGGAGGCGGGCCTGGAGCCGCTGGCCGACGGCCTGCTGAGCGACCCGTCGGTGGAGCCCACGGCCGCCGCTGCGGCGTTCGTGGACGCGGACAAGGGCGTGGCCGATCCGGCCGCCGCCCTGGAGGGCGCGCGGGCGATCCTGACCGAGCGGTTCAGCGAGGACGCCGACCTGATCGGCGAGCTGCGCGAGCGGATGTGGACGCGCGGGCAGGTCGCGGCGAAGGTGCGCGAGGGCAAGGAGGAGGCGGGCGCGAAGTTCGCCGACTACTTCGACTTCGCGGAGCCCTTCACCGCGCTGCCCTCGCACCGCGTCCTGGCGATGCTGCGCGGCGAGAAGGAGGAGATCCTCGACCTCGCGCTGGAGCCGGAGACCGAGCCGGTCGAGGGCACCACGTCGTACGAACAGTCCATCGCGCACAAGTTCGGCATCGCCGACCGCGGTCGGCCGGCCGACAAGTGGCTCAAGGACACCGTCCGCTGGGCCTGGCGCACCCGCATCCTGGTCCACCTCGGCATCGACCTGCGGCTGCGGCTGCGGCAGGCCGCCGAGGACGAGGCGGTGCGGGTCTTCGCGGCCAACCTGCGCGACCTGCTGCTGGCGGCGCCGGCCGGCACCCGCGCCACGATGGGCCTGGACCCCGGCTTCCGTACGGGTGTGAAGGTCGCCGTCGTGGACGCGACCGGCAAGGTGGCCGCGACGGAGACGATCTACCCGCACGTGCCGCAGCAGAAGTGGGACCAGTCGCTGGCCACGCTGGCGCGGCTGGCCCGGGAGCACGACGTCGAGCTGATCGCCATCGGCAACGGCACCGCGTCCCGCGAGACGGACAAGCTGGCCGCCGACCTGATCGCGGCGCAGCCCGAGCTGAAGCTGACGAAGGTGATGGTCTCCGAGGCGGGCGCTTCGGTGTACTCCGCCTCCGCGTTCGCCTCGCAGGAGCTGCCGGACCTGGACGTGTCGCTGCGCGGCGCGGTCTCGATCGCCCGCCGCCTCCAGGACCCGCTGGCCGAACTGGTCAAGATCGATCCGAAGTCGATCGGGGTCGGCCAGTACCAGCACGACCTGTCCGAGGTGAAGCTGTCGCGCTCGCTGGACGCGGTGGTCGAGGACTGTGTGAACGGCGTCGGCGTGGACGTGAACACCGCGTCCGCTCCGCTGCTGTCGCGCGTCTCCGGCATCGGCTCGGGCCTGGCCGAGAACATCGTCGCGCACCGCGACGCCAACGGTCCTTTCCGCACCCGCAAGGCCCTCAAGGACGTGGCGCGGCTCGGCCCGAAGGCGTACGAGCAGTGCGCGGGCTTCCTCCGTATCCGAGGCGGTGACGACCCGCTGGACGCCTCCAGCGTGCACCCGGAGGCGTACCCGGTGGTGCGCCGGATGGTGAAGACGGCGGGCGGTGAGGTGTCCTCGCTGATCGGCAACACGGCGGTGCTGCGTTCGCTGAAGCCCGCCGACTTCGTCGACGACTCCTTCGGCCTGCCGACCGTCACCGACATCCTCCAGGAGCTGGAGAAGCCGGGCCGCGACCCGCGTCCGGTCTTCAAGACGGCCACCTTCAAGGAAGGCGTGGAGAAGATCGGCGACCTGGAGGCGGGGATGCTCCTGGAGGGCGTGGTGACCAACGTCGCCGCCTTCGGGGCGTTCGTGGACGTCGGTGTCCACCAGGACGGTCTGGTGCACGTCTCCGCGATGTCCAAGACCTTCGTCAAGGACCCGCGCGACGTGGTCAAGCCGGGTGACATCGTGCGCGTCAAGGTGCTGGACGTGGACATCCCGCGCAAGCGGATCTCACTGACGCTGCGCCTGGACGACGAGCCGGGCAAGGGCGGCGGCGCGGCCGACGGCGGACAGCGCGCGGGCAGCCCGCGCGAGGGCCGCCGCGGCGACCGGCCCGACCGCGGCGACCAGCGGCGTGGCAGCACACCCCGGCAGCGCCAGAGCGGCGACCGCCGCGGCGGCTCCCGCGACGCGGCCCCGGCGAACGGCGCCATGGCCGACGCGCTGCGGCGGGCGGGCCTGCTGGGCAAGGAAAACGGGGGCCGCTGA
- a CDS encoding ABC-F family ATP-binding cassette domain-containing protein produces the protein MSATSATLVAKSLAAGHGERVLFSGLDLVVAPGDVIGLVGANGAGKSTLLRLLAGLDTPEEGRLSLSPPTATVGHLPQEPDRRLGESVRAFLARRTGVTAAQAALDAATQALVDEAPGADDAYATALERWLSLGAADLDERAEETAAQLGLAVGLDQPMTSLSGGQAARASLASLLLSRYDVFLLDEPTNDLDLDGLARLEEFVTGLRAGTVLVSHDREFLTRTVTRVLELDLAQQQVNTYGGGYAAYLEERERARRHAREEYEEYADTRAALEARAHTQRNWMEKGVKNARRKATDNDKIGRKFRTESTEKQAAKAKQTQRMIERLDAGAVEEPRKEWELRMEIAAAPRAGAVVATLRGAEVRRGDFRFGPVDLQIDWADRVAVTGPNGSGKSTLLAALLGRLPLDAGHAALGPGVVVGEVDQARGAFLGDEPLADAFRNAVPEMSPADVRTLLAKFGLKAAHVLRPAATLSPGERTRAALALLQGRGVNLLVLDEPTNHLDLPAIEQLESALASYQGTLLLVTHDRRMLEAVHTTRRIEVGAGRITERVR, from the coding sequence ATGTCTGCCACTTCCGCCACCCTCGTCGCCAAGTCCCTCGCCGCCGGCCACGGCGAACGCGTCCTGTTCTCCGGTCTCGACCTCGTGGTCGCCCCCGGGGACGTCATCGGCCTGGTCGGCGCCAACGGCGCCGGCAAGTCCACGCTGCTGCGCCTGCTGGCCGGGCTGGACACCCCGGAGGAGGGCCGGCTGAGCCTGAGCCCGCCGACCGCCACCGTCGGCCACCTCCCGCAGGAGCCCGACAGGCGTCTTGGAGAGTCGGTACGGGCCTTCCTCGCCCGCCGCACCGGCGTCACCGCGGCCCAGGCGGCCCTGGACGCCGCCACCCAGGCACTGGTCGACGAGGCGCCGGGCGCCGACGACGCGTATGCCACCGCCCTGGAACGCTGGCTCTCGCTCGGCGCCGCCGACCTCGACGAGCGCGCCGAGGAGACCGCCGCCCAGCTCGGCCTCGCCGTCGGCCTCGACCAGCCCATGACCTCCCTGTCCGGCGGCCAGGCCGCCCGCGCCTCCCTCGCCTCGCTGCTGCTCTCGCGCTACGACGTCTTCCTGCTGGACGAGCCCACCAACGACCTCGACCTGGACGGCCTGGCCCGGCTGGAGGAGTTCGTCACCGGCCTGCGCGCCGGTACGGTCCTGGTCAGCCACGACCGCGAGTTCCTGACCCGTACGGTCACCCGCGTCCTCGAACTGGACCTCGCCCAGCAGCAGGTCAACACCTACGGCGGCGGCTATGCCGCGTACCTGGAGGAGCGCGAACGGGCCCGCCGCCACGCCCGCGAGGAGTACGAGGAGTACGCGGACACCAGGGCGGCCCTCGAAGCGCGCGCCCACACCCAGCGCAACTGGATGGAAAAGGGCGTCAAGAACGCCCGGCGCAAGGCCACCGACAACGACAAGATCGGCCGCAAGTTCCGTACGGAGTCCACCGAGAAGCAGGCCGCCAAGGCCAAGCAGACCCAGCGCATGATCGAGCGCCTGGACGCCGGCGCCGTCGAGGAGCCGCGCAAGGAGTGGGAGCTGCGCATGGAGATCGCCGCGGCGCCGCGCGCGGGCGCGGTGGTGGCCACCCTGCGCGGTGCCGAGGTGCGGCGCGGGGACTTCCGCTTCGGCCCGGTGGACCTCCAGATCGACTGGGCGGACCGGGTCGCCGTCACCGGCCCCAACGGCTCGGGCAAGTCCACCCTGCTCGCCGCCCTGCTGGGCCGGCTGCCGCTGGACGCCGGGCACGCCGCGCTGGGGCCCGGCGTCGTCGTCGGCGAGGTGGACCAGGCGCGTGGCGCGTTCCTCGGGGACGAGCCGCTGGCGGACGCGTTCCGCAACGCCGTTCCGGAGATGTCCCCGGCCGACGTACGGACGCTGCTCGCCAAGTTCGGCCTCAAGGCGGCCCACGTACTGCGGCCCGCCGCCACGCTCTCCCCGGGCGAGCGGACCCGCGCCGCGCTCGCCCTTCTCCAGGGCCGCGGCGTCAACCTCCTGGTCCTCGACGAGCCCACCAACCACCTCGACCTGCCCGCGATCGAACAGCTGGAGTCCGCGCTCGCCTCCTACCAGGGGACGCTGCTGCTGGTCACTCACGACCGGCGGATGCTGGAAGCGGTGCACACCACCCGCCGGATCGAGGTCGGGGCGGGGCGTATCACCGAGCGCGTTCGCTGA
- a CDS encoding DJ-1/PfpI family protein: MQIAILLYDGITALDAIGPYETLSRIPGARTVFVAERTGEHRTGSGDLALTADAVLSEVTAPDVLVVPGGTGQAALMDDGPLHDWLRAVDTRTTWTTSVCTGSLLLAAAGLLKGRRATSHWLALDRLPAHGVEPTGERVVFDGKYVTAAGVSSGIDMGLALVGRIAGDTHAQTVQLGIEYDPEPPYDAGSPEKAPAAITAAMRERSRFILDG; the protein is encoded by the coding sequence ATGCAGATCGCCATCCTCCTCTACGACGGCATCACCGCCCTGGACGCCATCGGCCCGTACGAGACCCTCAGCCGTATCCCGGGCGCCAGGACCGTCTTCGTCGCCGAGCGCACCGGCGAGCACCGCACCGGCAGCGGCGACCTGGCGCTGACCGCCGACGCCGTACTGTCCGAGGTCACCGCCCCGGACGTGCTCGTGGTGCCCGGCGGCACCGGCCAGGCCGCGCTCATGGACGACGGGCCGCTGCACGACTGGCTGCGCGCCGTGGACACCCGTACCACCTGGACGACCTCCGTCTGCACCGGCTCCCTGCTGCTCGCCGCCGCGGGCCTCCTCAAGGGCCGTCGCGCCACCTCCCACTGGCTCGCGCTGGACCGGCTCCCGGCCCACGGGGTGGAGCCGACCGGTGAGCGCGTCGTCTTCGACGGCAAGTACGTGACCGCCGCGGGCGTGTCCTCCGGCATCGACATGGGCCTCGCGCTGGTGGGCCGGATCGCCGGTGACACCCACGCGCAGACCGTCCAGCTCGGCATCGAGTACGACCCGGAGCCGCCGTACGACGCGGGCTCGCCCGAGAAGGCACCCGCTGCGATCACGGCGGCGATGCGGGAGCGGAGCCGGTTCATTCTGGACGGCTGA
- a CDS encoding SCO6745 family protein, which yields MTTKTSLPERAGRRCHNVVNPLHSTVYFSPDTPAEFAALGIEDRSAAYFAGRAAALGAVGAGTVTATFYNFKHDLVARHIPQVWKVAPPEEVLAARLRAADRTLRRLLGDATVESPEMAEAARLALRAAEACTRHARPLYAAHADLPVPDAPHLALWHAATLLREHRGDGHLAALLDAGLDGLEALVTHTASDRGAARSWVLEFRGWSLEEWQAAEERLRGRGFLDAEGALTEAGKQLREDLEDTTDRLDLAPYEHLGAADVARLTELATGFTQTAVAAGAFPKALLGKG from the coding sequence ATGACCACCAAGACCTCGCTCCCCGAGCGCGCCGGCCGGCGTTGTCACAACGTCGTCAACCCGCTGCACTCGACCGTCTACTTCTCGCCCGACACCCCCGCCGAATTCGCCGCCCTCGGCATCGAGGACCGCAGCGCCGCCTACTTCGCGGGCCGGGCCGCGGCCCTGGGCGCGGTCGGCGCCGGCACCGTCACGGCGACCTTCTACAACTTCAAGCACGACCTGGTCGCCCGGCACATACCGCAGGTGTGGAAGGTGGCCCCGCCCGAAGAGGTGCTGGCCGCGCGGCTGCGGGCCGCCGACCGCACCCTGCGGCGGCTGCTCGGCGACGCGACGGTGGAGTCGCCGGAGATGGCCGAGGCTGCCCGGCTGGCGCTGCGCGCCGCCGAGGCGTGCACCCGGCACGCCCGCCCGCTGTACGCCGCGCACGCCGACCTGCCGGTCCCCGACGCGCCGCACCTCGCCCTCTGGCACGCGGCGACGTTGCTGCGCGAGCACCGCGGCGACGGACATCTGGCGGCGCTGCTGGACGCCGGACTGGACGGGCTGGAGGCGCTGGTCACCCACACCGCGAGCGACCGCGGCGCGGCCCGCTCCTGGGTGCTGGAGTTCCGCGGCTGGTCGCTGGAGGAGTGGCAGGCCGCCGAGGAGCGGCTGCGCGGACGCGGCTTCCTCGACGCGGAGGGCGCGCTGACCGAGGCGGGCAAGCAGCTGCGCGAGGACCTGGAGGACACCACGGACCGGCTCGACCTGGCACCGTACGAGCACCTGGGCGCCGCGGACGTGGCCCGGCTGACCGAACTGGCCACCGGCTTCACGCAGACCGCGGTGGCGGCGGGCGCGTTCCCGAAGGCGCTCCTCGGCAAGGGCTGA